The Jaculus jaculus isolate mJacJac1 chromosome 1, mJacJac1.mat.Y.cur, whole genome shotgun sequence nucleotide sequence ccattgggaggtaggggtagaaggatcaacatgagtttgaggtcaccctgagactacatagtgaattccaggtcagcctgagctagagagagagacctctaccttgaaaaaccaataatatcATAAAatcaagtaaagtaaaataaagcaaaatgggATACAAGTTTGTTTCTCTAAGCCCACAAGAATATGGATGCTTCTATTTGAATTAATAACCACTGAATCTCCATGTATTCACTCTGATCCTGACCTTTGCTTCCTtgggtttacagaagcagaatgGCTGAAGAAAACTGCACAGTGATTACGGAGTTTATTCTTCTGGGACTCACAGATCGTGCAGGTCTGAAGATGATACTGTTCGCTTTGTTTTTGCTTATATATGCTGTCACCATAGTGGGGAACCTTGGCATGGTCATCTTAATCCATATCACCCCAAAGCTACACACACCCATGTATTTTTTCCTCAGCTGCCTTTCATTTGTGGATGCCTGTTACTCATCAGTCATTGCCCCGAAAATGCTGAGTGGTTTCTTGGTGGTGAAAGAAACCATTTCTTTCACTGCTTGCATTGTGCAGCATTTGTTTTTTGGGATCTTTATTACCACAGAAGGCTTCTTGTTGTCTGTGATGGCTTATGACCGATATGTGGCAATTGTCAACCCTTTGCTGTACACTGTGGCTATGTCTAACAAAAAGTGTGCAGTGCTTGTCATTGGGTCATGCATTGGTGGAACAGTTAACTCATTGACACATACTATTAGCTTGGGCAAGCTATCCTTTTGTGGGCCTAAAGTGGTGGGCCACTTCTTCTGTGATGTCCCACCACTGCTGAGGCTCTCTTGTTCTGATACCTCCATGAATGAATTTTTGCTCTTACTGTTCTCTGGAGTGATTGCCATGAGCACTTTCTTGATTGTGATCGTATCTTACATATTCATTGCTGTGGCTATTTTGAAAATCCACTCAAGTTCTGGTCGTCAGAAAGCTTtctctacctgtgcctctcacCTGACTGCCGTGACCATATTCTATGGCACCTTAAGTTTTAATTACATCCAGCCAAGCTCCCAGTATTCCTCAGAACAAGAGAAAGTTGTCTCTGTGTTCTACACACTTGTGATTCCCATGTTAAACCCAGTGATTTACAGTCTCAGgaacaaagaagtaaaagaagctGTGAAAAGAGCCctagaaatgaaatatttcacaTGTTAATTTTAAATCCTTATgaatttttcctccttttatcaGCCCATCTTCCCTTACTAATGAGGCTAATGAATACTAGTTTTTGTTTACATCAATCATTCATTATGCACATGAAGAAACAGTCCAGATTATTGAGTGACTTAGTGCTTAATTGAACATAATATGAAGTAACATATCTGATTTATGAGACATTAAGTCATTTCTATTTTTTGCAACAGATAACCAATCTAAAAATTCAATATATGCTTTAATATCTAAGAACTGAATGAATATATGAGTTCATATTGCCATTTATACATTAGAACTAGAACTATTCTAAAGAATGATAATTTTTtctatgaagttttaaaaatcattaatttagAATATTAAGAACTTCATATACCTGAAAGTTGATTTGATGTTTAAAATGGATATTAGATTTTTAATGTTGGTGGCTTATCTATGTAATTAAATAGGAGATTTGTTATCAATTAAAGTTTTCCCCTTGTGGTTACCTTcttacttttccttttatttgacaTTCATGAACTAGCTGCAGAAATTAAGTTCTATAAAACCATACATATTATTTTCAGAAAAGAATGTATTCTTCCTAATAGTCTGTTAAAAGTagatttatggggctggagagatggcttactggttaaggcatatgcctgcaaagcctaaggatccaggttagattcttcaggtcccatgtaaaccagatacatatgatggtgcatgcatctggagtttgtttgcagtggctgaacaccctggcgcgcccattttcactctctctatctctctttccctctatttgtctcatataaataaataaataaaatagataaaaaaaattttaagttgatTTATGTAAGGAAAGACAAAAGCTTTGTGTTGACAAAATGTTTCATATTTCTCTTCTACTTTTACTTGCAATAATACCCTTCACATTTTCCCTATGCTATGCACATACATATTAGAATGATACCTTTATGGATATATATTCAAGGGTGTTCAAATGATTTGATAGATTTAAAATATGAGTACAGGCTCAAGTCTGTTATCATGGATTACTTGATTGTATCACTACATAAATTTTCCTCATTGAAGAACACTTTTCTATTACTAACAAGTGCAATGAATAATATCACAATGTaatttacaaattaaaacaaattaatttatcTCTTGTTTCCTGTATTTCAGGGCCCTTATCAACTAATAGTATAAACAAGA carries:
- the LOC101607003 gene encoding olfactory receptor 1052, with the protein product MAEENCTVITEFILLGLTDRAGLKMILFALFLLIYAVTIVGNLGMVILIHITPKLHTPMYFFLSCLSFVDACYSSVIAPKMLSGFLVVKETISFTACIVQHLFFGIFITTEGFLLSVMAYDRYVAIVNPLLYTVAMSNKKCAVLVIGSCIGGTVNSLTHTISLGKLSFCGPKVVGHFFCDVPPLLRLSCSDTSMNEFLLLLFSGVIAMSTFLIVIVSYIFIAVAILKIHSSSGRQKAFSTCASHLTAVTIFYGTLSFNYIQPSSQYSSEQEKVVSVFYTLVIPMLNPVIYSLRNKEVKEAVKRALEMKYFTC